A single region of the Lysinibacillus sp. B2A1 genome encodes:
- a CDS encoding AraC family transcriptional regulator has product MYSEVTQDVICSLEECLLDDWQLDDYASHIGYSKFHLSRIFKQETGLTISEYIRKRRLATAAMYLLYSDESILQIAFELRYQSQEAFTRSFKELYKMPPGKYRKIMRTLQGTEEKNMNDLTTIKGWILSGSHPTFYEMKADGQVFHTGMKSGLLSSKTDVGEGQFGTMMQSFSAENWLGKRIKVSCFLKTDKVVKCGVWCRVDNSTGDVIQFDNMDNRPIQGTTDWNLHSIVLDVPKESASIHFGVLLTGTGKVWADGFKFEEVDLSVTSTNMLGQENLPLEPINLGFDEG; this is encoded by the coding sequence ATGTATAGCGAAGTAACTCAAGATGTAATTTGTTCTTTAGAAGAGTGTTTATTAGATGATTGGCAGTTAGATGATTATGCATCACATATTGGTTATTCAAAATTTCATTTATCACGTATTTTCAAACAAGAAACTGGATTGACAATAAGTGAATATATTCGAAAACGAAGACTGGCAACAGCAGCAATGTATTTATTATATTCAGATGAATCGATACTTCAAATTGCGTTTGAGTTACGTTATCAATCACAAGAAGCATTCACACGTTCTTTTAAAGAGCTATATAAAATGCCACCAGGCAAATATCGCAAAATCATGCGAACACTTCAAGGGACGGAGGAAAAAAATATGAATGATTTAACAACAATCAAAGGCTGGATTTTAAGTGGTTCACACCCAACTTTTTATGAAATGAAAGCCGATGGACAAGTATTTCATACGGGTATGAAATCAGGTTTACTGTCTTCGAAGACAGATGTAGGTGAAGGTCAATTCGGGACAATGATGCAAAGTTTTTCAGCAGAAAATTGGTTAGGAAAACGTATAAAAGTATCTTGTTTCTTAAAAACAGACAAAGTTGTAAAATGTGGAGTGTGGTGTCGAGTAGATAATAGTACAGGTGATGTGATTCAGTTTGATAATATGGATAATCGACCGATTCAGGGTACAACGGACTGGAACCTGCATTCGATTGTATTAGATGTACCAAAAGAAAGCGCTTCTATTCACTTCGGTGTTCTATTAACAGGAACAGGTAAAGTGTGGGCTGATGGATTTAAGTTTGAAGAAGTAGATTTATCTGTTACATCAACAAATATGCTTGGTCAAGAAAACTTGCCATTAGAGCCGATTAATTTAGGATTTGATGAAGGGTAA
- a CDS encoding spore gernimation protein — protein MEKQLISSRQFTIIVILYTVGTGILIIPASIASEVQQDAWIVATIGTLLSLLLIKLYIILSNKMANLSLVEVSEKFLGSFVGKFISLCFVVLTLLSSGELLYFIGNFLQTEVMPETPPVVFAILFNFIILFAAYQGIEVFARTLEILFPIFLFIFIIFLFFVSPQIDIKNIQPVFEVSIPPLIYSVLHFMGLFSFPLIVLLMIFPSNINNLQSGKKGFYMGTIVGGFIITAFIALSILVLGVTNTSLRTFPSYTLAQKISVGNFLQRIEIIMAFMWMVTIFVRAFMYFYASLIGISQILKLKDHRPLILPLGMLAIALSQIVHANIIHSDKYNQQTWPLFIAMFSIFLPIILLFVAKFRRLKDKDVDRDVKNV, from the coding sequence ATGGAAAAACAATTGATAAGCTCCCGTCAATTCACAATAATTGTTATTCTTTATACGGTTGGAACAGGAATATTAATTATACCAGCAAGTATAGCTTCAGAAGTACAGCAAGATGCTTGGATTGTAGCAACTATAGGGACTCTTTTAAGCTTACTTTTAATAAAGCTATATATCATTTTATCAAATAAAATGGCGAACCTTTCTCTTGTTGAAGTATCTGAAAAGTTTTTAGGAAGCTTTGTCGGAAAATTTATTTCCCTCTGTTTTGTAGTGTTAACACTTTTATCTTCAGGGGAGTTATTATATTTCATCGGTAATTTCTTACAAACAGAAGTAATGCCTGAAACACCGCCAGTAGTATTTGCCATACTTTTCAACTTTATTATTCTATTTGCTGCATATCAGGGTATAGAAGTTTTTGCACGCACATTAGAAATATTATTTCCAATTTTTTTGTTCATATTTATAATTTTTTTGTTCTTCGTTTCACCACAAATTGATATTAAAAATATACAGCCAGTTTTTGAAGTATCCATTCCGCCACTAATATATAGTGTTTTACATTTCATGGGTTTGTTTTCGTTTCCATTGATTGTATTATTAATGATTTTTCCTTCTAATATTAATAACCTTCAATCTGGCAAAAAAGGCTTTTACATGGGTACAATAGTCGGCGGCTTTATTATAACAGCTTTTATTGCGTTATCGATTTTAGTATTAGGTGTAACCAATACATCTTTAAGAACATTTCCGAGTTATACATTAGCTCAAAAAATTTCTGTCGGAAACTTTTTACAACGTATTGAGATTATAATGGCTTTTATGTGGATGGTCACAATATTTGTAAGAGCCTTTATGTATTTTTATGCTTCTTTAATCGGTATAAGTCAAATACTTAAACTAAAGGATCATAGACCTTTAATTCTACCACTTGGAATGCTTGCTATAGCTCTTTCTCAAATTGTTCATGCAAATATCATTCATTCCGATAAATACAATCAGCAGACTTGGCCACTTTTTATAGCTATGTTCTCTATTTTTTTACCAATAATATTGCTATTCGTAGCTAAGTTCAGAAGATTAAAGGACAAAGACGTTGATAGGGATGTTAAGAATGTTTAA